One part of the Streptomyces ferrugineus genome encodes these proteins:
- a CDS encoding helix-turn-helix domain-containing protein produces the protein MLEQPPVFGAELRRLRIAAGLTLTQLASSVHYSKGQLSKIETGHKRPSPELARLCDAALDAHGTLAALVPARPPRDSAVQALDCDPVASGTAGAVPHVDSPRSPTPPSRRQVIAVGAAAVLSVGPGDEVTTAGARSASANRPAISPTAPGEPLLDTYRTLLAQYRRLGQMSPPSALLPVLAEQTRALRALAERTGSRSGRELLALAARFAEFTGWLAQEASDESAALRWTAHAVDLADASGDRDLASYALVRRALITYYRGEADDTIGLAEGALSDRLPPRIRGLAAQREAQGHALAGDHDACMRGLDRARELLTADPGSPPAAPVLGTTHLDDPVSMITGWCLVDLGRPRAASEILDRECARLPTDAWRTQVRYGVRRALAHARAGEIDHACRLTERLLPLAVNVSSATIATDLRRLSRTLSRHSRSRSYLAIAPRLTAALALTP, from the coding sequence GTGCTGGAGCAGCCACCTGTGTTCGGCGCCGAGTTACGCCGTCTGCGCATCGCGGCCGGACTCACGCTGACACAGCTCGCGTCGTCGGTGCATTACAGCAAGGGACAACTCAGCAAGATCGAGACCGGCCACAAGCGCCCGTCCCCCGAACTGGCACGTCTGTGCGACGCCGCGCTCGACGCACACGGCACGCTCGCCGCCCTGGTCCCCGCCCGGCCGCCGAGGGACTCCGCCGTCCAGGCCCTGGACTGCGATCCGGTCGCCTCCGGGACTGCAGGAGCCGTGCCCCACGTGGACAGCCCGAGATCGCCGACTCCACCCTCACGTCGCCAGGTGATCGCCGTAGGAGCCGCGGCCGTCCTGTCGGTCGGGCCCGGCGACGAGGTGACGACCGCCGGCGCCCGATCCGCATCCGCCAACAGACCGGCGATCAGCCCCACGGCCCCGGGCGAGCCGTTGCTGGACACATACCGCACCCTGCTGGCTCAGTACCGTCGCCTCGGCCAGATGTCGCCTCCGAGCGCCCTCCTCCCCGTGCTCGCCGAGCAGACACGCGCGCTGCGCGCACTCGCGGAGCGGACGGGTTCCCGGTCCGGCCGTGAACTGCTCGCCCTGGCCGCACGTTTCGCCGAGTTCACGGGCTGGCTGGCGCAAGAGGCGAGCGACGAGAGCGCCGCGTTGCGGTGGACCGCACATGCCGTGGACCTGGCTGACGCCTCCGGTGACCGAGATCTCGCGTCGTACGCCCTGGTGCGCCGAGCACTGATCACGTACTACCGAGGCGAGGCCGACGACACCATCGGCCTGGCCGAAGGCGCGCTCTCCGACCGGCTGCCTCCGCGCATCCGGGGCCTGGCCGCCCAGCGCGAGGCACAGGGACATGCGCTCGCGGGTGATCACGACGCCTGCATGCGCGGCCTGGACCGAGCGCGCGAGCTGCTCACCGCGGATCCGGGCTCGCCCCCCGCGGCACCGGTCCTGGGCACGACCCACCTCGATGACCCGGTGTCCATGATCACGGGCTGGTGCCTGGTCGACCTCGGCAGACCACGCGCGGCCTCCGAAATCCTCGACCGTGAGTGCGCGCGACTTCCCACGGACGCCTGGCGCACCCAGGTCCGCTACGGCGTCCGCCGTGCCCTCGCGCACGCGCGCGCCGGAGAGATCGACCACGCCTGCCGGCTCACCGAGCGACTGCTCCCACTCGCCGTGAACGTGTCCTCCGCGACCATCGCCACGGACCTGCGCCGTCTGTCGCGCACTTTGTCCCGCCATTCCCGCAGCCGGTCGTACCTGGCGATCGCCCCGCGTCTCACGGCCGCCCTCGCCCTCACGCCCTAG